Proteins encoded in a region of the Dehalococcoidia bacterium genome:
- a CDS encoding AAA family ATPase, whose amino-acid sequence MALHTGEADLREGDYYGAAVNRCARLRAAGHGGQVLLSAATARLVRETLPPGATLTELGRHRLRDLSEPEQVFQLAAAGLPETFPPLNTLDARPNNLPLALTSFIGREDEVAAVAALLRHAGTRLVTITGVGGAGKTRLALQVAAALLDDFPDGVLFVDLAPLTDPTLVASAIAHVLGISETGARPLAQSLAIALHDRATLLLLDNFEQLMPAAALVAELLAACPRLRLLTTSRAPLRVTGEREYPLAPLPVPEDGRTAPGVAAQNAAVALFVDRARAVLPGFGLTDGNAAAVAAICARLDGLPLAIELAAGRARLLPPEALLARLERRLPLLVGGARDAPLRQQTLRNAIAWSYDLLGPAEQALLRRLAVFVTGFGLEMAEAVCSAEAGAAGEVLEGIATLAEHSLLQPRPAVAGEPRFAMLETIREFALERLAESGEEAAVRERHARALLALAEASEPGMKGAQHGVWQARLTADRDNLRLALGWLRAKGQIEEALNFVGALWLWFHTGATQEDRRQIEELLALPAAAGCGAARARALFTAGRVALQYGLSRTSVARFAGSAARWRELGDSRSRALAQAGQAAALSYSEPAAARLLAEDSVAALRSSGDQFGLGWALDAQVMSVLNGGDPDAAKPLCEEALAIFSELGDPWAPARPLFYLGLIAFAQGDDAEAIALAERSIALERASGARLVLPHGIELAGRAALRRGEVGRAEAALAEALRLRWEDGILWGTAQNLSAFGLSAVARGALPAAVRLFAAASALESASETGLRPAYRADAERALRSAREELGEGGFAQAWREGRALTPAQAVAAALALAAEPVPEEPAAAALAREPAPGAG is encoded by the coding sequence ATGGCGCTGCACACGGGCGAGGCGGACCTGCGCGAGGGCGACTACTACGGCGCCGCCGTCAACCGCTGCGCTCGCCTGCGCGCCGCGGGGCACGGCGGCCAGGTGCTGCTCTCCGCGGCGACCGCCCGGCTGGTGCGCGAGACACTGCCGCCCGGCGCGACGCTCACCGAGCTGGGCCGCCATCGCCTGCGCGATCTGAGCGAACCTGAGCAGGTCTTCCAGCTTGCTGCGGCCGGCTTGCCCGAAACCTTCCCGCCGCTGAACACGCTCGATGCCCGCCCCAACAACCTGCCGCTCGCGCTCACCAGCTTCATCGGGCGCGAGGACGAGGTCGCGGCCGTCGCCGCGTTGCTGCGCCACGCCGGTACCCGCCTCGTCACCATTACGGGCGTCGGCGGCGCCGGTAAGACCCGGCTCGCACTCCAGGTCGCCGCCGCATTGCTCGACGACTTCCCCGATGGCGTCCTCTTCGTCGACCTCGCGCCCCTTACGGACCCGACGCTGGTTGCCTCCGCCATCGCCCACGTGCTGGGCATCTCCGAGACCGGCGCCCGTCCGCTCGCGCAGAGCCTCGCCATCGCCCTGCACGACCGCGCCACCCTGCTGCTGCTGGACAACTTCGAGCAGCTGATGCCCGCCGCAGCGCTCGTGGCCGAGTTGCTCGCGGCCTGCCCCCGCCTGCGGCTGCTCACGACCAGTCGCGCACCCCTGCGTGTCACCGGCGAGCGCGAGTACCCTTTGGCCCCGCTGCCGGTGCCCGAAGATGGTCGCACGGCTCCCGGTGTCGCGGCACAGAACGCGGCGGTGGCGCTGTTTGTGGACCGGGCCCGCGCCGTGCTGCCGGGTTTCGGGCTGACGGACGGCAACGCGGCGGCGGTGGCGGCGATCTGCGCCCGGCTGGACGGACTGCCGCTGGCGATCGAGCTGGCGGCCGGCCGTGCCCGGCTGCTGCCGCCGGAAGCGTTGCTGGCGCGGCTAGAGCGCCGCCTGCCGCTGCTGGTTGGCGGGGCGCGGGATGCGCCGCTCCGCCAGCAGACGCTGCGCAACGCGATCGCCTGGAGCTACGACCTGTTGGGACCGGCGGAGCAAGCGCTGCTGCGGCGGTTGGCGGTCTTCGTGACTGGGTTCGGTCTGGAGATGGCGGAGGCCGTCTGCTCGGCCGAGGCCGGCGCCGCCGGTGAAGTCTTGGAGGGGATCGCGACGCTAGCGGAGCACAGCCTGCTGCAGCCACGGCCGGCGGTTGCGGGCGAGCCGCGCTTCGCGATGCTGGAGACGATCCGCGAGTTCGCCCTGGAGCGGCTGGCGGAGAGCGGTGAGGAAGCGGCGGTGCGCGAGCGCCACGCGCGGGCGCTGCTGGCGCTGGCGGAGGCGTCGGAGCCGGGGATGAAGGGGGCGCAACACGGGGTGTGGCAGGCGCGCCTGACCGCCGACCGCGATAACCTGCGCCTGGCGCTGGGCTGGCTGCGGGCCAAGGGGCAGATCGAGGAGGCATTGAACTTCGTCGGCGCGCTGTGGCTCTGGTTCCACACCGGGGCCACGCAGGAGGACCGGCGCCAGATCGAGGAACTGCTGGCCCTGCCCGCCGCGGCCGGCTGCGGCGCGGCCCGGGCCCGGGCGCTCTTCACTGCGGGCAGGGTCGCCCTTCAATACGGTTTATCCCGTACCTCTGTCGCCAGGTTCGCGGGGAGCGCGGCGCGCTGGCGTGAGCTGGGAGACAGCCGCAGCCGTGCGCTCGCCCAGGCAGGGCAGGCGGCCGCATTGAGTTACAGCGAGCCGGCTGCAGCCCGGCTGCTGGCCGAGGACAGCGTGGCGGCGCTGCGGTCCAGCGGCGATCAATTTGGCCTCGGTTGGGCCCTGGATGCACAGGTGATGTCGGTGCTCAACGGGGGCGATCCGGACGCCGCCAAGCCACTATGTGAAGAGGCTCTGGCCATCTTCAGTGAACTGGGCGACCCGTGGGCGCCGGCGCGGCCACTCTTCTACCTCGGCCTCATCGCCTTCGCCCAGGGTGATGACGCCGAGGCGATCGCGCTGGCGGAGCGATCGATAGCGCTGGAGCGGGCCTCAGGTGCTCGGCTCGTCTTGCCGCACGGGATCGAGCTGGCGGGCCGCGCCGCCCTGCGTCGGGGAGAGGTAGGGCGGGCGGAGGCAGCGCTCGCGGAAGCGCTGCGGCTGCGATGGGAGGACGGCATACTCTGGGGCACAGCCCAGAACCTGAGCGCGTTCGGGCTGAGCGCCGTCGCGCGTGGCGCCCTGCCGGCGGCGGTGCGGCTCTTCGCCGCTGCCTCCGCACTCGAATCAGCCAGTGAAACGGGCTTGCGACCGGCGTACAGGGCGGACGCGGAGCGGGCACTGAGGTCGGCCCGCGAGGAACTGGGCGAGGGCGGCTTCGCGCAGGCCTGGCGGGAGGGCCGTGCGCTCACACCGGCTCAGGCCGTGGCAGCAGCGCTGGCCCTGGCCGCGGAGCCCGTGCCGGAGGAACCTGCCGCGGCGGCGCTGGCACGCGAGCCGGCTCCCGGTGCGGGGTAG
- a CDS encoding zinc-ribbon domain-containing protein yields MTTYTDKNLTCVECKTTFVFSARDQEFHASKGFSNEPKRCPSCRAARRVQRGESVPAGAGARSGSPTYAGPRAQGGSGRGHVNNRSGRPRGRRDDYDRGGRGDGDGSVAARSFDGGGASGSYTANCMACGTETDAPANGSSVVFCPSCVEKMSAIARS; encoded by the coding sequence GTGACGACGTACACCGACAAGAACTTGACCTGCGTCGAGTGCAAGACCACGTTTGTCTTCAGCGCCCGCGACCAGGAGTTCCACGCTTCGAAGGGCTTCAGCAACGAGCCCAAGCGCTGCCCATCCTGCCGTGCGGCGCGGCGCGTGCAGCGCGGCGAATCGGTCCCGGCCGGCGCCGGCGCCCGCTCCGGCAGCCCCACCTACGCCGGGCCGCGGGCACAGGGCGGTTCTGGCCGTGGCCACGTGAACAACCGCTCGGGCCGGCCGCGCGGCCGGCGCGACGACTACGACCGCGGCGGACGCGGCGACGGTGACGGCAGCGTCGCCGCCCGCTCGTTCGATGGCGGCGGCGCCTCCGGCAGCTACACCGCCAACTGCATGGCCTGCGGCACCGAAACCGACGCCCCGGCCAACGGCAGCAGCGTGGTCTTCTGCCCCAGCTGCGTTGAGAAGATGTCCGCCATCGCCCGCTCCTGA
- a CDS encoding zinc ribbon domain-containing protein: MPVYEYRCTACAHRFSQFARRVAQDGEPLPRCPQCGAETERLLSSFAYHRSLKMQLEQLDPRIEKELDAVDNVKGDDPLDRLNMAFPPGAAE, translated from the coding sequence ATGCCGGTTTACGAGTACCGCTGCACCGCCTGCGCCCATCGCTTCAGCCAGTTTGCGCGGCGCGTCGCGCAGGACGGTGAGCCGCTGCCGCGCTGCCCGCAGTGCGGCGCCGAAACCGAGCGCCTGCTCTCCTCTTTCGCCTACCACCGCTCGCTCAAGATGCAGCTTGAGCAGCTCGATCCGCGCATCGAGAAAGAGCTCGACGCGGTCGACAACGTCAAGGGCGACGATCCGCTGGACCGGCTCAACATGGCCTTCCCCCCCGGCGCGGCGGAGTAG
- a CDS encoding response regulator transcription factor, with protein MATPTAEPAAEVRAASILLVEDETTFARAVRLALQREGFLVHWAPDGRGALDVFRGEDVDLVLLDIMLPGMSGLEICRAIRQVSSLPIIMITARGSEADTVRGLELGADDYLPKPFGMRELVARVRALLRRAGPETSSNADRPIQVGPLEIFPRRRQVLRRGAPVELRRREFDLLLFLARNAGQVFTRDLLLERVWGHDFEGEPRTVDVHMRMLREKLEDDPANPVLLHTVRQVGYCLRA; from the coding sequence GTGGCCACACCAACCGCCGAGCCGGCCGCCGAGGTTCGTGCCGCTTCGATCCTGCTGGTCGAGGACGAAACCACCTTTGCGCGCGCCGTGCGCCTGGCGCTGCAACGAGAAGGCTTCCTGGTGCACTGGGCGCCCGATGGCCGCGGCGCCCTCGACGTGTTTCGCGGGGAGGATGTCGACCTCGTCCTGCTGGACATCATGCTGCCGGGCATGAGCGGGCTGGAGATCTGCCGCGCGATTCGCCAGGTCTCTTCGCTGCCGATCATCATGATCACCGCCAGGGGCAGCGAGGCCGACACGGTGCGCGGGCTCGAGCTCGGCGCCGACGACTACCTGCCCAAGCCGTTCGGCATGCGCGAGCTGGTGGCGCGCGTGCGGGCGCTGCTGCGCCGCGCCGGGCCGGAAACCAGCAGCAACGCCGACCGTCCCATCCAGGTCGGCCCGCTTGAGATCTTCCCGCGGCGGCGCCAGGTGCTGCGCCGGGGCGCGCCGGTCGAACTGCGCCGCCGCGAATTCGACCTGCTGCTCTTTCTCGCCCGCAATGCTGGCCAGGTGTTCACCCGCGATCTGTTGCTCGAACGGGTCTGGGGTCACGATTTCGAGGGCGAGCCGCGCACCGTGGACGTGCATATGCGCATGCTGCGGGAAAAGCTGGAGGACGACCCCGCCAACCCGGTGCTGCTGCACACCGTGCGCCAGGTCGGCTACTGCCTGCGTGCCTGA
- the phoU gene encoding phosphate signaling complex protein PhoU yields MVRTVFERELQRIQDELLVLGSMTEKAIAGAIDALLRRDVELARRVIEDDSRINHQRFAIEEQCIQVMATQQPLATDLRVIVAVLNIISDLERMADHAEGIGRICLLMVGEAYGQDFGHIPEMATKARGMLHDSLTAFIEHDVDAALAVCMRDDEVDALYDTVYAVTINQMIREPAAITPLTYHLWTAHNLERIADRATNIAERVVFLVTGRMDELNVSRY; encoded by the coding sequence ATGGTGCGAACCGTCTTCGAGCGCGAGCTGCAGCGCATCCAGGACGAACTCCTGGTGCTCGGCAGCATGACCGAGAAGGCGATTGCGGGCGCGATCGACGCCTTGCTGCGCCGCGACGTCGAGCTCGCCCGGCGGGTGATCGAGGACGATTCGCGCATCAATCACCAGCGCTTCGCCATCGAAGAGCAATGCATCCAGGTGATGGCGACGCAGCAGCCGCTGGCAACCGATCTCCGGGTGATCGTCGCCGTGCTGAACATCATCTCCGACCTGGAGCGCATGGCCGACCACGCGGAGGGGATCGGCCGCATTTGCCTGCTGATGGTGGGTGAGGCATACGGCCAGGACTTCGGGCACATTCCCGAGATGGCGACCAAGGCGCGCGGCATGCTGCACGACAGCCTGACCGCCTTCATCGAGCACGACGTGGACGCGGCGCTCGCCGTCTGCATGCGCGACGACGAAGTGGACGCCCTCTACGACACCGTGTACGCCGTCACCATCAACCAGATGATTCGCGAGCCGGCGGCGATTACGCCGCTCACCTATCACCTGTGGACCGCGCACAACCTGGAGCGCATCGCCGACCGAGCGACGAACATCGCCGAGCGCGTCGTCTTCCTCGTTACCGGCCGCATGGACGAGCTCAACGTCTCTCGCTACTGA
- a CDS encoding metallopeptidase family protein, with translation MYERRAISRRRFESLVRRAMRSIPSELAQRLENVDIVVKTRPSPGQLSAGRVPAGHTLLGLYVGTDLTRRGSAYSFAMPDRIFIYQEPLERLARNEDDLTARIRQTVLHEIAHHFGISDARLHEIDRY, from the coding sequence GTGTACGAACGCCGCGCGATCTCCCGGCGACGCTTCGAGAGCCTGGTGCGGCGCGCCATGCGCAGCATCCCCTCGGAGCTGGCGCAGCGGCTGGAGAACGTCGATATCGTGGTGAAGACGCGGCCTTCGCCGGGGCAGCTGAGCGCCGGGCGCGTGCCTGCCGGCCACACGCTGCTCGGCCTGTACGTCGGGACCGACCTCACCCGCCGCGGCAGCGCCTACTCCTTTGCCATGCCTGACCGGATCTTCATTTATCAAGAGCCGCTGGAGCGCCTTGCGCGCAATGAGGATGATCTCACCGCCCGCATCCGCCAGACCGTGCTGCACGAGATCGCCCATCACTTCGGCATCAGCGACGCGCGCCTGCACGAGATCGATCGCTACTGA
- the tsaD gene encoding tRNA (adenosine(37)-N6)-threonylcarbamoyltransferase complex transferase subunit TsaD, whose product MRVLGIETSCDESAAAIVEDSHRILANTVATQIDVHRRYGGVVPEVASRQHLQTIMPVVETALHLAGCGWDAIDGVAVTHGPGLAGSLLIGVNAAKALAFARRKPLVGLNHLESHIYANWLDTDTPTEPPAFPALCLVVSGGHTDLIVMEDHGRYRRLGRTVDDAAGEAFDKVARLLDLGFPGGPAIEKIAATVQRRELELPRAWLPGTFNFSFSGLKTAVLNLTREPEHPEAPEVAAAFQESVVDVLCAKTVRAARELEVRQILVAGGVAANGALRRELSARAPVPVRVPPPRYCTDNAAMVAACGYFHFRTGERSDFALDVEPSLAFAS is encoded by the coding sequence GTGTGCTCGGCATCGAAACCTCCTGCGATGAGTCCGCGGCGGCGATCGTGGAAGACAGCCACCGTATCCTCGCTAACACGGTAGCGACGCAGATCGACGTGCATCGACGCTACGGCGGCGTTGTGCCGGAGGTCGCCTCACGCCAGCATTTGCAGACGATCATGCCGGTGGTCGAGACGGCCCTGCATCTCGCCGGCTGCGGCTGGGACGCGATCGACGGCGTGGCCGTGACCCACGGCCCCGGTCTCGCCGGCTCGCTGCTGATCGGCGTGAACGCCGCCAAGGCGCTGGCCTTCGCGCGGCGCAAGCCGCTGGTCGGGCTCAACCATCTCGAGTCGCACATCTACGCCAACTGGCTGGACACGGACACGCCGACCGAGCCGCCGGCCTTTCCCGCGCTCTGCCTCGTCGTCTCCGGGGGCCACACCGACCTGATCGTGATGGAGGATCACGGCCGCTACCGCCGGCTGGGCCGCACGGTGGACGATGCGGCCGGCGAGGCGTTCGACAAGGTGGCCCGCCTGCTCGACCTGGGCTTTCCCGGCGGCCCGGCGATCGAAAAAATCGCCGCCACGGTGCAGCGGCGCGAGCTGGAGCTGCCACGTGCCTGGCTGCCGGGCACTTTCAACTTCAGCTTCAGCGGTCTGAAGACCGCCGTGCTCAACCTGACGCGCGAGCCGGAGCACCCGGAGGCGCCGGAAGTTGCCGCCGCCTTCCAGGAATCGGTTGTGGATGTGCTCTGCGCGAAGACGGTGCGCGCGGCGCGCGAGCTGGAGGTGCGGCAGATCCTCGTTGCGGGCGGTGTGGCCGCAAATGGGGCGCTGCGCCGGGAACTGAGCGCGCGGGCGCCCGTGCCCGTGCGCGTGCCGCCGCCGAGATACTGCACGGACAATGCGGCGATGGTCGCCGCCTGCGGGTACTTTCATTTCCGCACCGGTGAACGCAGCGACTTCGCCCTCGATGTCGAGCCAAGCCTTGCCTTCGCCAGCTAG